In uncultured Campylobacter sp., a genomic segment contains:
- the glmU gene encoding bifunctional UDP-N-acetylglucosamine diphosphorylase/glucosamine-1-phosphate N-acetyltransferase GlmU, with amino-acid sequence MNDISVIVLAAGLGTRMKSQKAKVLFELCGEPMIIHILKKAYEISNDVSVILHYQFDEVKSAVLAHFPNAKIYKQDHEHFPGTAGGLKEVEISGAKTLIICGDMPLIKSAELRKLCEGDAEVNLSVFSARDPFGYGRVITRGGEILKIVEQKDASEEEKAVKDANAGCYCFKSDALKQILPQIKPDNAQKEYYLTDAIKIAKDMGLKCAAVWVDEQSFMGINDKLALSIAENLMQNEIKENLMKQGVLMRLPQSIYIDGRAKFIGECELQENVSIIGPCVIESSLIKSDCVIEDSVVKNSDIGPMAHLRPKCEVIGTHIGNFVELKNAKVNKIKAGHLSYLGDCEIDEGSNIGCGTITCNYDGKKKYKTIIGKNVFIGSDTQLVAPVRVADDVIIAAGTTVTSDVPSGALAISRSKQINKDGFFHKFFRSEDE; translated from the coding sequence ATGAACGACATTTCGGTTATAGTTCTTGCCGCAGGACTCGGCACTCGGATGAAGTCGCAAAAAGCCAAGGTTCTTTTCGAGCTTTGCGGCGAGCCGATGATAATCCACATCTTAAAGAAAGCTTACGAAATTTCAAACGATGTGAGCGTGATTTTACACTATCAATTCGACGAGGTTAAAAGCGCGGTTCTAGCGCACTTCCCAAACGCTAAAATTTATAAACAAGACCACGAGCATTTCCCCGGCACTGCAGGCGGACTAAAAGAGGTCGAAATCAGCGGAGCCAAAACGCTCATAATCTGCGGCGATATGCCTTTGATAAAAAGCGCCGAACTTCGCAAGCTCTGCGAGGGGGACGCGGAAGTAAATCTAAGCGTTTTTAGCGCGCGCGATCCTTTCGGATACGGCCGCGTAATTACTCGCGGCGGCGAAATTTTAAAGATCGTCGAGCAAAAGGACGCAAGCGAAGAGGAGAAGGCGGTAAAAGACGCAAACGCCGGCTGCTACTGCTTCAAAAGCGACGCGTTAAAACAAATCCTACCGCAGATCAAACCGGATAACGCGCAAAAAGAATACTACCTCACGGATGCGATCAAAATCGCCAAAGATATGGGCTTAAAATGCGCCGCCGTGTGGGTGGACGAGCAAAGCTTCATGGGCATAAACGATAAGCTCGCCCTTAGCATCGCCGAAAATTTAATGCAAAACGAGATCAAAGAAAATTTGATGAAACAAGGCGTTTTGATGCGCCTACCGCAAAGCATCTACATCGATGGCAGGGCGAAATTTATCGGCGAGTGCGAGCTGCAAGAAAACGTAAGCATCATCGGTCCTTGCGTGATCGAAAGCTCGCTCATCAAAAGCGACTGCGTCATCGAAGATAGCGTCGTAAAAAACTCCGACATCGGTCCGATGGCGCATCTGCGCCCAAAATGCGAAGTTATTGGTACTCATATCGGAAATTTCGTCGAGCTTAAAAACGCGAAAGTAAACAAGATCAAGGCGGGGCATTTAAGCTACCTCGGAGATTGCGAGATCGATGAGGGCAGCAATATCGGCTGCGGCACGATTACGTGCAACTACGACGGCAAGAAAAAATACAAAACGATAATCGGCAAAAACGTCTTTATCGGCTCGGACACGCAGCTAGTAGCGCCCGTGCGGGTGGCTGACGACGTCATAATCGCCGCGGGCACGACGGTTACGAGCGACGTTCCAAGCGGCGCGCTGGCGATCAGCCGAAGCAAACAAATCAACAAAGATGGGTTTTTCCATAAATTTTTTAGGAGCGAAGATGAATAA
- a CDS encoding EamA family transporter codes for MKKLILVTCIWAFSFSLIGEFLRGIDSAYLAFSRVSLALICFLPFMKFRGVNPALALKICAVGAVQIGVMYIFYYRSFAYLKVYEVALFTIFTPFYVTLLYDALKLRFRALYLFSVAVAVLGALVIKFGAINSEFLTGFFLVQGANLCFGLGQSAYKFMLERHGFSEQKELFGYFFVGATAVTAIAAIVLGDFSKFNPSFSQGAVIVYLGTVASALGYFLWNKGACEVDSGVLAIMNNALIPAAIVVNLVFWQKDADLARLLAGSALIYVSLILHKKIMKFYAVREQRI; via the coding sequence TTGAAAAAACTGATTTTGGTTACTTGTATTTGGGCTTTTAGCTTCTCTCTGATAGGCGAGTTTTTGCGCGGCATAGACAGCGCGTATTTGGCGTTTTCGCGCGTATCATTGGCGCTAATTTGCTTTTTGCCGTTTATGAAATTTCGCGGCGTAAATCCAGCCTTGGCGCTTAAAATTTGCGCCGTGGGCGCCGTGCAGATCGGCGTGATGTATATCTTCTACTACCGCAGCTTTGCGTATTTGAAGGTCTATGAAGTGGCGCTTTTTACGATATTTACTCCGTTTTACGTGACGCTGCTTTACGACGCGCTTAAGCTTAGATTTCGCGCGCTATATCTTTTTAGCGTTGCAGTCGCGGTGCTAGGTGCCTTGGTGATAAAATTCGGCGCGATAAACTCTGAGTTTTTGACGGGTTTCTTTCTCGTACAAGGCGCAAATTTATGCTTCGGGCTCGGGCAGAGCGCGTATAAATTTATGCTGGAGCGCCACGGCTTTAGCGAGCAGAAGGAGCTTTTCGGCTACTTTTTCGTGGGGGCTACCGCGGTTACGGCGATTGCTGCGATCGTGCTCGGGGATTTTTCTAAATTTAATCCCAGCTTCTCGCAAGGTGCGGTGATTGTGTATCTGGGTACGGTAGCCAGCGCTTTAGGGTATTTTTTGTGGAACAAAGGCGCGTGCGAGGTCGATAGCGGCGTGCTTGCGATTATGAATAACGCGCTCATTCCCGCAGCGATCGTCGTAAATTTGGTATTTTGGCAAAAAGATGCCGATCTGGCGCGCCTACTTGCGGGCTCGGCGTTGATTTATGTTTCGCTAATTTTACATAAAAAGATTATGAAATTTTACGCCGTGCGCGAGCAAAGAATTTAG
- the uppS gene encoding polyprenyl diphosphate synthase, translating to MNSLNHLALVMDGNGRWAKKRGLLRTGGHEAGAEVVEQICEFCIDEGIANLTLYAFSTENWKRPKSEVEFLMKLLQKFLISRREKFIQNGIKFYPIGDISAFSGDLRSEIEYLSNLTQNERALNFNLAINYGSRDEIVRACERLLASGERLSEAGIGAHLDTAHSGDVDLLVRTGGEQRLSNFLLWQASYAELAFTPTLWPDFTREELARIVDDFRRKQRRFGGL from the coding sequence GTGAATAGCCTAAATCATCTCGCCCTTGTGATGGACGGCAACGGGCGCTGGGCGAAAAAGCGCGGTCTGCTGCGCACCGGCGGGCACGAAGCAGGCGCGGAGGTCGTGGAGCAGATCTGCGAGTTTTGTATCGATGAAGGCATCGCAAACCTCACGCTCTACGCTTTTAGCACCGAAAATTGGAAGCGCCCGAAAAGCGAAGTGGAATTTTTGATGAAACTGCTTCAAAAATTCCTAATTTCACGCCGCGAAAAATTTATCCAAAACGGAATAAAATTCTATCCGATCGGCGACATATCAGCTTTTAGCGGCGATCTGCGAAGCGAGATCGAATATCTTTCAAATTTAACTCAAAACGAGCGAGCGCTAAATTTTAACCTAGCGATCAATTACGGCTCTCGCGACGAGATCGTGCGGGCTTGCGAGCGGCTGCTTGCAAGCGGCGAGCGACTAAGCGAAGCGGGTATCGGCGCGCATCTGGATACTGCGCACAGCGGCGACGTGGATCTGCTGGTGCGCACGGGCGGCGAGCAGCGGCTATCTAATTTCTTGCTCTGGCAGGCAAGCTACGCCGAGCTTGCGTTTACGCCGACGCTGTGGCCGGATTTCACGCGCGAGGAGCTTGCGCGCATAGTGGATGATTTCCGCCGCAAACAGCGCCGCTTCGGCGGTCTTTGA
- a CDS encoding TAXI family TRAP transporter solute-binding subunit, with translation MKKFSVALAGLALLASVSGAKEFINIGTGGMTGTYYPVGGAICRLVNMDKNMKCSVQSTGGSTYNVNNVLKKELNFGFVQSDVVYDKYNGTGKFQGAADKNLRSVISIYPELLAFVVSKESGIKAYGDAAGKKINIGNPGSGNELTSTIVFENYDFDLKKLAQHGVLTAQECPMALKDKKIDGYFYVVGHPTANITDAATSLPIDLVGIDDEHIKKILEKYPYFAKGVIPAKMYDGVDHDTQTIGVKAVLVTDASQSDEAVRAVVKAILDNFDEYKKLHPALNLVSKESLLEGLSAPLHPAAEAVYKEAGLLK, from the coding sequence ATGAAAAAATTTTCTGTTGCTTTGGCCGGTTTGGCCTTACTAGCTAGCGTTTCAGGCGCTAAGGAGTTCATCAATATCGGCACCGGCGGTATGACCGGCACCTATTATCCGGTAGGCGGCGCGATTTGCCGCTTGGTAAATATGGATAAAAATATGAAATGCTCCGTGCAATCGACGGGCGGCTCAACGTATAATGTCAATAACGTGCTTAAAAAGGAGCTAAATTTCGGCTTCGTTCAAAGCGACGTCGTCTATGATAAATACAACGGTACGGGCAAATTCCAAGGCGCGGCGGATAAAAATTTACGCTCCGTAATTTCGATCTATCCGGAGCTTTTGGCTTTCGTCGTCTCTAAGGAGAGCGGTATCAAAGCCTACGGCGACGCTGCGGGTAAAAAGATCAATATCGGAAACCCAGGCAGCGGCAATGAGCTAACCAGCACGATAGTTTTTGAAAACTACGACTTCGATCTTAAAAAGCTCGCCCAGCACGGCGTCCTAACCGCGCAAGAATGCCCTATGGCGCTAAAAGATAAGAAAATCGATGGATACTTCTACGTCGTAGGACATCCGACCGCAAATATCACCGATGCGGCGACTTCGCTTCCTATCGACTTAGTCGGCATCGACGATGAGCATATCAAAAAAATTCTAGAAAAATATCCATATTTTGCCAAAGGCGTGATCCCTGCGAAAATGTATGACGGCGTAGATCACGACACACAAACTATCGGCGTAAAGGCTGTGCTTGTAACCGACGCTAGCCAAAGCGACGAAGCGGTTAGAGCGGTAGTTAAAGCAATACTTGATAATTTCGACGAGTATAAAAAGCTACACCCTGCGCTAAATTTGGTAAGCAAAGAATCTCTTTTAGAGGGGCTTAGTGCGCCGCTTCATCCTGCGGCAGAGGCGGTGTATAAAGAAGCCGGGCTGCTGAAATAG
- a CDS encoding LptF/LptG family permease, translating to MDRVQRYLFSNFVSSFASLFSTLFIIMSIVFFLQIARITSFIEINFSELVKLYLFMLPRILIFTVPIAFFVALSISLFRLSKENETIVIFTIGYATRKIALFFGISAALCSLALLFVSLFMMPIAENLKDNFIDYKKISATLNIKSNEFGQKFSDWLVFIDSQENNGTSTLYKDLVLYNPGGSQDHERMIVARSGEFKNENASFSAMLHDGKIYTMSGEQWHVSEFESLTLRTQSDRNIRGGGGVIGYWSDMSGSEKRRKEFSIYTLVSLFPLASFLFALSLGIVTYRYEKGFVYAGIFGVLFSYFALIMLLSKHPSIALPVTFGVTLIGSLLYYRIKIAPRY from the coding sequence ATGGATAGGGTGCAGCGCTATTTATTTAGCAATTTCGTTAGCTCGTTCGCGTCGCTTTTTAGCACGCTTTTTATCATAATGTCGATCGTATTTTTCCTTCAGATCGCGCGCATTACGTCGTTTATCGAGATAAATTTTTCAGAGCTAGTAAAGCTCTATCTTTTCATGCTGCCGCGCATCCTCATATTTACGGTGCCGATCGCATTTTTCGTAGCGCTTAGCATCTCGCTTTTTAGGCTATCTAAAGAGAACGAAACCATCGTCATATTTACTATCGGCTACGCCACGCGCAAGATCGCGCTGTTTTTCGGCATAAGCGCCGCGCTGTGTTCTTTAGCGCTACTTTTCGTATCGCTTTTTATGATGCCGATAGCCGAAAATTTAAAGGACAATTTCATCGATTACAAAAAAATTAGCGCGACGCTAAATATCAAATCCAACGAATTCGGGCAGAAATTCTCAGACTGGCTCGTTTTTATCGATTCGCAGGAAAACAACGGCACAAGCACGCTGTATAAGGATCTGGTGCTGTATAATCCAGGTGGATCGCAGGATCACGAGCGGATGATCGTAGCGCGCAGCGGCGAGTTTAAAAACGAAAACGCGAGCTTTTCTGCGATGCTGCACGACGGTAAAATTTACACGATGAGCGGCGAGCAGTGGCACGTAAGCGAGTTTGAAAGCCTAACCCTGCGCACGCAAAGCGACCGCAATATCCGCGGCGGAGGCGGCGTGATCGGATACTGGAGCGATATGAGCGGCAGCGAGAAGCGCAGGAAGGAATTTAGCATCTACACCCTCGTCTCGCTCTTTCCGCTGGCGAGCTTCCTGTTTGCGCTAAGCCTCGGCATCGTGACCTATCGCTACGAAAAGGGCTTCGTTTACGCGGGGATCTTCGGCGTGCTTTTTAGCTACTTCGCGCTGATCATGCTGCTCTCCAAACATCCGAGCATCGCGCTTCCAGTGACATTCGGCGTTACGCTTATCGGCTCGCTGCTTTACTACAGGATCAAAATTGCCCCGAGATACTGA
- the coaBC gene encoding bifunctional phosphopantothenoylcysteine decarboxylase/phosphopantothenate--cysteine ligase CoaBC yields the protein MNKKKVLLAVCGSISFYKAFEILSALKKSNFDVYVALSDGVQEFVSYKAFEALCDHPVLCKANENWQAGVNHIAYSKVDLVLIAPATANTINKLAWGVCDNVFLEVLNAAFAHAKVVIAPAANPALLENNITKNCIDMLKASVNAYFVDPIEKTLACGDTGKGGLASTEAIMQTLKRALYNDKFWEDKTVIITGGATIEKIDSVRGITNFSSGKTSKAIADALFYLGADVTLISSNEYENLPYKLVKFESTIGLKSALDSTKFPDGAYLIMAAAVSDYSPKVRYKDKVKKAEIGEIWNLRLGENEDILSSVRGNIKKVGFKLETDRENAVGEAKRMLNEKHLDAVCLNVLDDIVRLGGDVLKVTFITKNDQVVIDTAPKDEVALKIAAELKKI from the coding sequence ATGAATAAGAAAAAGGTTTTACTCGCGGTTTGCGGGAGTATCAGTTTTTACAAAGCGTTTGAAATTTTATCCGCTCTGAAAAAGTCGAATTTCGACGTCTATGTCGCGCTTAGCGACGGCGTGCAGGAATTTGTCAGCTACAAAGCATTCGAGGCGCTGTGCGATCACCCCGTGCTTTGTAAAGCCAATGAAAACTGGCAGGCGGGCGTCAACCACATCGCTTATTCCAAGGTGGATTTAGTTTTGATCGCGCCTGCGACGGCAAATACGATAAACAAGCTCGCGTGGGGCGTCTGCGACAACGTATTTTTAGAGGTGCTAAACGCGGCTTTCGCCCACGCCAAGGTGGTTATCGCGCCGGCCGCAAATCCCGCGCTACTTGAAAACAACATCACAAAAAACTGCATCGATATGCTAAAAGCGAGCGTCAATGCGTATTTTGTGGATCCGATAGAAAAAACTCTAGCTTGCGGCGATACCGGTAAGGGCGGATTAGCGAGCACCGAGGCGATCATGCAGACGCTAAAGCGCGCGCTTTACAACGATAAATTTTGGGAGGATAAAACCGTCATCATCACCGGAGGTGCGACGATCGAAAAGATCGACAGCGTGCGTGGTATTACGAATTTCTCTAGCGGCAAAACCTCCAAAGCGATTGCCGACGCGCTGTTTTATCTGGGCGCGGACGTAACGCTGATCTCTAGCAACGAATATGAAAATTTACCGTACAAGCTCGTTAAATTTGAAAGTACTATCGGACTAAAATCGGCGCTTGACAGCACAAAATTCCCGGACGGCGCATATTTGATAATGGCCGCTGCTGTAAGCGACTACTCGCCGAAGGTGCGCTACAAAGACAAGGTGAAAAAAGCGGAGATCGGCGAAATTTGGAATTTACGCCTAGGCGAAAACGAGGATATCTTAAGCTCCGTGCGCGGAAATATCAAAAAGGTGGGCTTTAAACTCGAAACCGATCGCGAAAATGCCGTCGGCGAGGCCAAACGCATGCTTAATGAAAAGCATCTCGACGCCGTATGTCTAAACGTGCTCGACGACATCGTTAGGCTCGGCGGCGACGTCCTTAAGGTCACCTTTATCACGAAAAACGATCAGGTCGTAATCGACACCGCGCCGAAGGACGAAGTCGCCCTAAAAATCGCAGCTGAGCTGAAAAAAATCTGA
- a CDS encoding A24 family peptidase: protein MDLNIVYGVIFAVFGTCVGSFCNVLIYRLPRGQSINFPASHCPKCSHALKFYHNIPLLSWLFLGGKCAFCKTKISIRYPIVELLGGALALAAYFGEPDLAKAAVLGLCFILLMALSAIDFEYKAVPESLLYVVTALSLAYTLMYDFNLSGVGAAAGYAAIFFVLRLIVTFVLKREAMGSADIFIAGVMGAILGWKLGGISIYIGAILTLPAYLIAHKKGYELPFVPFLSMGLLLTFIFKNQILRLLDVIYG, encoded by the coding sequence ATGGATTTAAATATCGTTTACGGCGTGATTTTTGCGGTATTCGGCACCTGCGTAGGCTCGTTTTGCAACGTCCTGATCTACCGCTTGCCGCGCGGACAGAGCATAAATTTCCCCGCATCGCACTGCCCAAAGTGCTCTCACGCTTTAAAATTTTACCACAACATTCCGCTGCTTTCGTGGCTCTTTTTGGGCGGCAAATGCGCCTTTTGCAAAACCAAAATTTCGATCCGCTACCCGATCGTCGAGCTTTTAGGCGGCGCGCTTGCGCTTGCGGCGTATTTCGGCGAGCCCGATCTTGCAAAAGCCGCGGTGCTTGGGCTTTGCTTTATCTTACTTATGGCGCTTTCGGCGATCGATTTTGAGTATAAAGCCGTACCCGAGAGCCTTCTTTACGTAGTTACGGCGCTTTCGCTTGCTTACACGCTGATGTATGATTTTAATCTCAGCGGCGTGGGCGCGGCGGCGGGATACGCGGCGATATTTTTCGTGCTGCGCCTCATCGTCACCTTCGTGCTAAAGCGCGAAGCGATGGGAAGCGCGGATATTTTTATCGCAGGCGTTATGGGGGCGATTTTGGGCTGGAAGCTGGGCGGCATCTCGATCTACATCGGCGCGATTTTGACACTGCCTGCGTATCTCATCGCGCATAAAAAAGGCTACGAACTACCTTTCGTGCCCTTTTTATCGATGGGGCTGCTTCTTACCTTTATCTTCAAAAATCAAATTTTAAGGCTCTTGGACGTCATTTATGGATAG
- the truA gene encoding tRNA pseudouridine(38-40) synthase TruA gives MESAPTSDFAASANSERVKLKLIYSYDGSKFSGSQSQPHGRGVENVLRAALGRVGIFAPLISSSRTDKGVHALRQVSCVECTVHWELPRLKELINRHCAPYIFVRHISSVPRDFHPRYDAVARSYRYVLNHGRPNPFLSDFCVFYPRVDLAALNAALANFIGEHDFSEFMKSGSDIKSPIRELYVARAYSFRNLTLINFKANGFLRAQVRLMVANALKSVQSGRKISFSRALSRIPFPPNGLYLSGVSY, from the coding sequence ATTGAAAGCGCGCCTACAAGCGACTTTGCAGCGAGCGCAAACTCCGAGCGCGTAAAGCTCAAGCTCATCTATTCCTATGACGGCTCGAAATTTAGCGGCTCGCAGTCTCAGCCTCACGGGCGCGGCGTCGAGAACGTGCTACGCGCGGCTTTGGGGCGCGTGGGGATCTTTGCGCCGCTAATTAGCAGCTCGCGCACAGATAAAGGGGTGCACGCGCTGCGCCAGGTAAGCTGCGTCGAATGCACCGTGCACTGGGAGCTGCCGCGTCTAAAAGAGCTCATAAACCGCCACTGCGCACCCTATATTTTTGTACGTCACATCAGCTCGGTACCGCGCGATTTTCATCCGCGTTACGACGCCGTGGCGCGCTCCTATCGCTACGTTTTAAACCATGGACGTCCAAACCCCTTTCTTAGCGATTTCTGCGTGTTTTATCCGCGCGTAGATCTTGCCGCGCTCAATGCTGCGCTTGCAAATTTTATCGGCGAGCACGATTTTAGCGAGTTTATGAAAAGCGGTAGCGATATAAAAAGTCCCATACGCGAGCTCTACGTCGCGCGTGCCTACTCTTTTAGAAATTTGACCTTGATAAATTTTAAAGCCAACGGATTTTTGCGAGCGCAGGTGCGGCTGATGGTCGCAAACGCCCTAAAATCCGTGCAGAGCGGGCGCAAGATCAGCTTCTCGCGAGCGCTTAGCAGAATCCCCTTTCCGCCAAACGGGCTGTATCTTAGCGGCGTGAGTTATTAA
- a CDS encoding TRAP transporter permease, with protein sequence MEKSTQNDEQVLEVKSREFTSKKLFWLVTLVCFAWSVFQLYIAYFTLNTNIARSIHLAFAIFIIFSLFPFRPRSKAHFYIPFYDYILLIVGVAAILYPAIEFNGLAQRPGNYLTRDIVASFIGIFILFEAGRRMMGPALGIIAFTFLLYCYFGPYMPDIISHRGASFELLAGHMFLTTEGVFGVPVGVSTSFIYLFVLFGALLERAGAGQYFINVAFAILGRFRGGPAKASVIASGLTGMVSGSSTANVVTVGTFTIPLMKKAGLTATKAGAIEVAAGVNGQLMPPIMGAAAFIIAEFLGMSYTNVMIAAVIPAFVCYAGLFFIVHLESCKLGLHGSRDYAKVSKLKMIFSGIHYIIPILVLLFTLLILKESAISAAFNSICVLFLIMIVQEPAKKTIFGEKVGKSDFIVGFVDIFWAMVGAAKNMVTVAVATALAGIIIGSISLTGLGQVLSELVEAVAGNSIVLILLMTAIMSLILGMGLPTTANYIVVSSLIAPVILILAGKNGFLIPAIAVHLFVFYFGILADDTPPVGIAAYAAAGIAKANPVTVGLQGFVYDLRTAVLPFAFFFNNKLLLIQSIGDPMDSKSIVWISDPLQIVLIFATAIVGMFAFSSSLQGWFVTKCNIVERLLLLLVTPLMLVPNICAKFIEFIPSEYASYAIGAAIYVLIFAKQWLLRPKDSDDTHAENNVPAV encoded by the coding sequence ATGGAGAAATCTACACAAAACGACGAGCAGGTTTTAGAGGTAAAAAGTAGAGAATTTACCTCTAAAAAGCTCTTCTGGCTCGTGACGCTGGTCTGCTTCGCGTGGTCGGTCTTTCAGCTTTACATCGCGTATTTTACGCTAAATACGAATATCGCGCGCTCAATCCACTTGGCGTTCGCCATTTTTATAATTTTTTCGCTTTTTCCGTTTCGCCCGCGCTCTAAGGCACATTTTTACATCCCGTTTTACGATTATATTTTATTAATCGTCGGAGTCGCCGCGATCTTGTATCCTGCAATAGAATTTAACGGGCTAGCGCAGCGCCCGGGAAATTATCTAACCAGAGATATCGTAGCGTCGTTTATCGGAATTTTCATACTCTTTGAAGCAGGTCGTCGTATGATGGGACCAGCGCTTGGTATTATCGCTTTTACCTTTCTTCTGTATTGCTACTTCGGTCCTTATATGCCCGATATCATCTCGCATCGCGGCGCAAGCTTTGAACTGCTTGCAGGGCATATGTTTTTAACTACAGAGGGCGTATTTGGCGTACCAGTGGGGGTCAGCACCAGCTTCATTTATCTGTTCGTGCTATTCGGCGCGCTTTTGGAGCGAGCGGGAGCGGGGCAGTATTTTATAAACGTAGCGTTTGCGATTTTAGGTCGCTTCCGCGGAGGGCCTGCCAAGGCTAGCGTAATCGCCAGCGGACTAACCGGCATGGTAAGCGGCAGCTCGACCGCAAACGTCGTGACGGTGGGCACCTTTACGATCCCGCTTATGAAAAAAGCGGGGCTTACCGCCACTAAAGCGGGCGCTATCGAGGTTGCCGCAGGCGTAAACGGGCAGCTAATGCCGCCTATCATGGGCGCTGCGGCGTTTATCATCGCGGAATTTTTGGGTATGAGCTACACCAACGTAATGATTGCGGCGGTGATCCCGGCCTTTGTCTGCTATGCGGGGCTATTTTTCATAGTGCATCTGGAAAGCTGCAAGCTGGGGCTTCACGGCAGTCGCGATTACGCCAAGGTATCGAAGCTAAAGATGATCTTTAGCGGAATTCATTACATAATACCGATTTTGGTGCTTCTTTTTACTCTATTGATTCTAAAAGAAAGCGCGATCTCTGCGGCGTTTAACTCAATCTGCGTGCTATTTTTAATAATGATCGTACAAGAGCCCGCTAAAAAAACGATATTTGGCGAAAAGGTTGGCAAGTCCGATTTTATCGTCGGTTTTGTCGATATTTTTTGGGCTATGGTGGGTGCTGCTAAAAATATGGTCACGGTCGCCGTTGCCACCGCGCTAGCAGGCATCATCATCGGCTCGATCTCGCTTACCGGGCTGGGGCAGGTTCTTTCAGAGCTCGTGGAGGCGGTCGCGGGAAATAGCATAGTGCTGATACTTCTGATGACTGCGATAATGAGCCTGATTTTGGGCATGGGACTTCCTACGACGGCGAATTATATCGTCGTTTCGAGCCTTATTGCTCCGGTGATTTTAATACTGGCCGGCAAAAACGGCTTTTTGATCCCTGCGATCGCAGTGCATCTTTTCGTATTTTATTTTGGAATTTTAGCCGATGATACCCCTCCAGTGGGTATCGCAGCATACGCTGCGGCGGGTATCGCAAAGGCAAATCCAGTGACCGTGGGGCTTCAGGGCTTCGTGTATGATCTACGCACCGCGGTGCTCCCGTTTGCGTTTTTCTTCAACAACAAGCTGCTTTTGATCCAAAGTATCGGCGATCCGATGGATTCAAAGAGCATCGTTTGGATCAGTGATCCACTGCAAATCGTGCTGATTTTTGCCACGGCGATCGTGGGTATGTTTGCCTTCAGCTCCTCGCTACAAGGCTGGTTCGTAACCAAGTGCAACATTGTAGAGCGCCTGCTATTGCTGCTAGTAACGCCGCTAATGCTGGTACCTAATATATGCGCGAAATTCATAGAATTTATCCCAAGTGAATACGCAAGCTACGCTATCGGCGCTGCGATATACGTGCTGATCTTTGCAAAGCAGTGGCTTTTAAGACCCAAAGACTCTGACGATACCCATGCCGAAAATAACGTGCCTGCGGTGTAA